Proteins from a genomic interval of Macrobrachium nipponense isolate FS-2020 chromosome 28, ASM1510439v2, whole genome shotgun sequence:
- the LOC135201842 gene encoding angiotensin-converting enzyme-like, translated as MLLVYDAHAPAEPLCPWVISTTQRATFAFDMLSAVEATVVYPLLLFSTWLTTVQGTPQGINAVRLDHIHLDSVTLDNTARRVLREENNLLTEACTKAVYAAWNYQTNITDDTREQAISAQMDYITTKQRSWETVRRWIGVKKYLLSSDLNRQLDVMSILGTTALPANDLVEYREVISTMSSIHKRATVCNYRNARKCDLSMDNNALKEVMKKSRDPEELSFTWKSWRNNTGKDIRSHFKRFVNLSNKAARYNGFLNMADMNIMPYEDITFRDDLTKVWKQIKPLYEQLHAYTRRKLRQIYGPEMLRERGPIPAHLLGNMWAKKWEIPELLMPYPWKSPVDVTAEMEKQGYTPRRMFFTSMNLSAMPHSFWRSSVFEKPKDRKVVCQASSWDFCNGYDFRIKQCSKVSMEGLIDAHHEMSHIQYFWHYKGQSYVFRGGANPGFHEALGGAIALSVSTSKHLNRIGLLKYNFNNHPVDINSQMERALDELAFLPFAYAVDTWRWKVLDGTLSEKDWNCGWWDLRYELQGLKPPAVRTEDDFDPGAKFNIAINTPYFKQFVGTVMQYQMHRKLCQLAGEYDPLVPSKPLHKCDIYQSSEAGGLLWRMMVQGSSRPWKDILYEMTGERGLDASALRDYYRPLEEWLIANNEKHGEYIGWKPDGEYCLYQEPPPTRNSCRK; from the exons ATGTTGCTGGTATACGATGCGCATGCGCCGGCTGAACCACTATGCCCATGGGTCATCAGCACGACGCAGAGGGCCACATTTGCGTTCGACATGTTGTCTGCGGTGGAGGCAACGGTGGTCTATCCTCTGCTACTCTTTTCAACATGGCTGACGACCGTCCAAG GTACACCCCAAGGCATAAATGCAGTCCGACTTGACCACATACACCTCGACTCCGTGACCCTGGACAACACAGCGCGGAGGGTCCTCAGGGAGGAAAACAACCTCCTGACGGAAGCCTGCACCAAGGCAGTCTACGCCGCCTGGAACTACCAGACGAACATCACAGATGACACCAGAGAACAGGCG ATTTCTGCTCAGATGGATTACATAACTACGAAGCAACGCTCGTGGGAAACGGTGCGAAGATGGATAGGCGTGAAGAAATATCTCCTGTCGTCTGACCTCAACAGACAATTGGATGTGATGTCAATTTTGGGCACCACCGCCCTTCCTGCCAACGACCTGGTCGAG TACAGAGAGGTGATCTCGACGATGTCATCCATACACAAAAGAGCGACCGTCTGCAACTACAGAAACGCAAGGAAATGCGATCTTTCCATGGATAACAACG CTCTGAAGGAAGTCATGAAGAAGAGCAGAGATCCTGAAGAACTCTCCTTCACTTGGAAGTCGTGGAGGAACAACACCGGTAAGGACATCAGAAGCCATTTCAAGAGATTCGTCAACCTCTCAAACAAGGCAGCTCGGTACAACG GGTTCCTGAACATGGCGGACATGAACATCATGCCATACGAGGACATAACTTTCAGGGACGATCTGACCAAAGTCTGGAAGCAGATCAAGCCTTTGTACGAACAGCTGCACGCCTACACCAGGAGGAAATTGAGACAG ATCTACGGACCAGAAATGCTCAGGGAGAGAGGGCCAATCCCAGCCCATCTGCTGGGGAACATGTGGGCGAAGAAGTGGGAGATTCCAGAGCTCCTGATGCCTTATCCATGGAAGTCCCCTGTTGACGTCACTGCAGAGATGGAAAAGCAG GGTTACACACCAAGAAGGATGTTCTTCACCTCCATGAACTTATCCGCAATGCCCCACTCCTTCTGGAGGAGCTCTGTCTTCGAGAAGCCCAAAGACCGAAAGGTTGTCTGCCAAGCTTCCTCCTGGGACTTCTGCAACGGCTACGATTTCCG GATCAAGCAGTGCTCCAAGGTATCAATGGAGGGCCTGATCGACGCCCACCACGAAATGAGTCATATTCAGTATTTCTGGCACTACAAAGGTCAATCTTACGTCTTTCGAGGAGGAGCCAATCCAG GATTCCACGAAGCCCTTGGAGGGGCAATCGCTCTGAGTGTCTCCACGTCGAAGCACCTGAACAGAATTGGACTCCTGAAATATAATTTCAACAATCACCCCGTCGACATAAACAGCCAGATGGAAAGGGCGTTGGATGAACTCGCTTTCTTGCCCTTTGCCTACGCGGTGGATACGTGGCGCTGGAAGGTCCTGGACGGTACCCTTTCGGAGAAAGACTGGAACTGCGGTTGGTGGGATCTCAG GTACGAGTTACAAGGTTTGAAGCCTCCTGCGGTACGTACCGAGGACGACTTTGATCCAGGAGCCAAGTTCAACATTGCAATTAATACACCCTATTTTAA GCAGTTTGTTGGCACCGTCATGCAGTACCAGATGCACAGAAAGTTGTGTCAGTTGGCAGGGGAGTACGACCCTCTGGTCCCGTCCAAACCTCTCCACAAGTGCGACATTTACCAGTCCTCAGAGGCTGGTGGTCTTTTGTg GAGGATGATGGTACAGGGCTCCTCCAGACCCTGGAAAGACATCCTTTATGAAATGACTGGAGAGCGGGGACTGGATGCCAGCGCCCTGAGGGATTACTACCGACCGCTGGAAGAATGGCTGATCGCTAACAACGAGAAGCATGGCGAGTACATTGGATGGAAACCAG acggaGAGTATTGCCTGTACCAGGAGCCTCCACCGACGCGCAATTCGTgcagaaaataa